From Desulforegula conservatrix Mb1Pa:
CCAGCCATGTGAAAATAGGCTTTCCCCTTTATATACCGGTCCATGACCCTATCAATTTCAAATCCTGTACCGGTGTCCTTTATTCTGATGATAAGGCCTTTTTCTCCGAGATAGACATTCAGTTCAATCGGTTTTGTTGGGTCTTTTTTGTGGCCGTGGCAGAATGCATTTGAAAGAGCTTCGCATATAATTCCTTTGTCACCAATGAGTTCAAATCTCAGGTGTGACATCCAGGGGTCGAGAACTCCGGCTATAATCCGTTCGTAAGTAAAAAGCCAGTCATACTCTGGTTTATAAGTGGAGTTAGGATTTTTTGTGCAGTCAGAAGGAATGATTGTCTCGGTGAAAATAACCCTGCCATCAAAAATATTCATAAGGCCTTTGTCGAGATTGATGTCAGTTATCATAAAATCACCGTTTCTACATTTCCTTCCTTGGTCATGGGTGTTACCATGCCTTTTTTTATCATTTCCGCAAGATCTTTTTCGTGGTCAGGAAGATGGGGGAAACACGTGTAAACTTTGCCAAGGTTCTCGCTGCAATGGGCATCACTTCCCGCAACAGGAACCAGCCCCATACATAGGCAAAGGGTAATGGTTTTTGTTCTTATGTCGTCCCGTGTCATTGTCGATGCAACCTCTATGCTGTCAACCCCGCTTACAAAAGCCTTGTTAGAACACAGACAGCCGGAGGTGTGATAGGGATGGACGAGGATGGTGACGGCTTGGTTTTCATTTGCCAGAGCAATCAACCTTTCATATTCAATCCCAGGATAAATTCCCTTTGAATTATCAAGGCCAATGACAATTACATGGAACAGCGAGGTGCTTACTTCAACACCAGA
This genomic window contains:
- a CDS encoding ATP-binding protein, giving the protein MITDINLDKGLMNIFDGRVIFTETIIPSDCTKNPNSTYKPEYDWLFTYERIIAGVLDPWMSHLRFELIGDKGIICEALSNAFCHGHKKDPTKPIELNVYLGEKGLIIRIKDTGTGFEIDRVMDRYIKGKAYFHMAGNGLKRMIDSRDFHIFFTDNGTGFNLMYLFNQSRPFISSVKVVKPYKL
- a CDS encoding PHP-associated domain-containing protein: MLKETIYKPGHSAQVRIDLHVHTAFGSACAELHNPETIPDTMDKKVLNGIVITEHNRMWPDERIKEINRRLPQGRRIYSGVEVSTSLFHVIVIGLDNSKGIYPGIEYERLIALANENQAVTILVHPYHTSGCLCSNKAFVSGVDSIEVASTMTRDDIRTKTITLCLCMGLVPVAGSDAHCSENLGKVYTCFPHLPDHEKDLAEMIKKGMVTPMTKEGNVETVIL